A region from the Aegilops tauschii subsp. strangulata cultivar AL8/78 chromosome 5, Aet v6.0, whole genome shotgun sequence genome encodes:
- the LOC109755494 gene encoding putative linoleate 9S-lipoxygenase 3: MLSAGGMVPGAGGLKGSLVLIPKKALDFHDFHGTAMDGGTDTELFGGRVTCQLISSTLRGRAAGKASRGEVGEEANLEPSLLLKKSLLSVPTGEETFEVTFNWSMELGVPGAIIVKNNSDTEFYLKTITLDDVPGHGGAVVFVANSWVYPQAKYSYNRVFFANDTYLPHQMPAALKPYRDDELRNLRGDDKQQEGPYEEHDRVYRYDVYNDLGDARDVLGGSKHLPYPRRGRTGRKPSPNKPDHESWGETVYVPRDEQFGHLKADDFRDNTITALVGTIMPIICTLLDDTKGEFDTFGDILKLYTDGIEVRNIPVLEEEGNIPAQLQLQLVKDLITPMALDDCLYKLKLPRPHIINEDEKAWMTDDEFAREMLAGVNPLMIKRLTEFPPKSTLDPSKYGDHTSTITEAHIGERLEGLTVHQALTSNRLYIVDQHDNLMPFLININKLEGSFVYATRTLLFLRGNGTLAPVAIELSSPRLQGDLTTAESTVYTPEDTGVEGWIWQLAKAYVAVNDYGWHQLISHWLNTHAVMEPFVIATNRQLSVTHPVHKLLHPHYRDTMNINAKARGLLISANGVIEMTVFPGKHAMPMSSMVYKNWNFTEQALPDDLIKRGMAVEDPSSPHKVRLLIEDYPYAADGLAVWHAIEQWVADYLSIYYPNDSVLQGDVELQAWWKEVREVGHGDLKDAAWWPKMQTVAELIKACATIIWIGSALHAAVNFGQYAYSGYHPNKPSMSRRPMPVPGSTEYAELRDNPELAFIHTITSLFQALVGISLMEILSKHSSDEVYLGQHDTPAWTSDAKALEAFKRFGARLVGIEKQVDDRNKDSRLKNRIGPAKFPYMLLFPNTSDHTGEAVGLSAKGIPNSISI, translated from the exons ATGTTGAGCGCTGGCGGCATGGTGCCCGGGGCAGGGGGGCTCAAGGGCTCCTTGGTCCTCATCCCTAAGAAGGCGCTCGATTTCCACGACTTCCATGGCACCGCCATGGACGGCGGCACCGACACGGAGCTCTTCGGCGGCAGAGTCACCTGCCAGCTCATCAGCTCCACCCTTCGCGGCCGCG CTGCAGGCAAGGCGAGCCGCGGGGAGGTGGGCGAGGAGGCAAACCTGGAGCCGTCTCTCCTCCTGAAGAAGAGCCTGCTGAGCGTCCCGACGGGCGAGGAGACGTTCGAGGTGACCTTCAACTGGTCCATGGAGTTGGGCGTGCCGGGCGCCATCATCGTCAAGAACAACAGCGACACCGAGTTCTACCTCAAGACCATCACCCTCGACGACGTGCCCGGCCACGGCggcgccgtcgtcttcgtcgcCAACTCTTGGGTCTACCCGCAGGCCAAGTACAGCTACAACCGCGTATTCTTCGCCAACGAC ACGTACCTGCCGCACCAGATGCCGGCCGCGCTCAAGCCGTACCGCGACGACGAGCTCCGGAACCTGAGGGGCGACGACAAGCAGCAGGAGGGGCCCTACGAGGAGCACGACCGCGTCTACCGCTACGACGTCTACAACGACCTCGGCGACGCCCGCGACGTCCTCGGTGGCTCCAAGCACCTCCCCTACCCGCGccgcggccgaaccggccggaagCCCTCGCCCAACA AGCCCGACCACGAGAGCTGGGGGGAGACCGTCTACGTTCCACGTGACGAGCAGTTCGGGCACCTCAAGGCTGACGACTTTCGGGACAACACCATCACGGCGCTGGTGGGCACCATCATGCCGATCATCTGCACGCTGCTCGACGACACCAAGGGCGAGTTCGACACCTTCGGTGACATCCTCAAGCTCTACACGGACGGCATCGAGGTGCGCAACATCCCGGTCCTCGAGGAGGAGGGCAACATCCCGGCCCAGCTCCAGCTCCAGCTCGTCAAGGACCTCATCACCCCCATGGCCCTAGACGATTGCTTATACAAGCTCAAGCTCCCCAGGCCGCACATCATCAACG AGGACGAGAAAGCATGGATGACCGATGATGAGTTCGCGAGGGAGATGCTGGCCGGCGTCAACCCCTTGATGATCAAACGCCTCACC gAGTTCCCTCCCAAGAGCACTCTGGATCCTAGCAAGTACGGCGACCACACCAGCACCATCACCGAGGCGCACATCGGCGAGCGACTCGAGGGCCTCACCGTGCACCAGGCGCTCACCAGCAACAGGCTCTACATCGTGGACCAGCACGACAACCTGATGCCGTTCCTCATCAACATCAACAAGCTCGAGGGCAGCTTCGTGTACGCGACCAGGACCCTGCTCTTCCTGCGAGGGAACGGCACACTCGCGCCGGTCGCCATCGAGCTCAGCTCGCCCCGGCTACAGGGTGACCTGACCACCGCGGAGAGCACCGTGTACACGCCTGAGGACACCGGCGTCGAGGGCTGGATATGGCAGCTCGCCAAGGCCTACGTCGCCGTGAACGACTACGGCTGGCATCAGCTCATCAGCCACTGGCTCAACACGCACGCGGTGATGGAGCCCTTTGTCATCGCGACTAACAGGCAGCTCAGCGTGACCCACCCGGTGCACAAGCTCCTGCACCCGCACTACCGCGACACCATGAACATTAACGCCAAGGCCCGGGGCTTGCTCATCAGCGCCAACGGCGTCATCGAGATGACAGTGTTCCCGGGCAAGCACGCTATGCCCATGTCTTCCATGGTCTACAAGAACTGGAACTTCACCGAACAAGCTCTGCCCGACGATCTAATCAAGAG GGGCATGGCAGTGGAGGACCCATCGAGCCCGCACAAGGTGCGGCTGCTGATCGAAGATTACCCGTACGCCGCGGACGGGCTCGCCGTCTGGCATGCGATTGAGCAGTGGGTAGCAGACTACCTGAGCATCTACTACCCCAACGATAGCgtgctgcagggcgacgtggagCTACAAGCATGGTGGAAGGAGGTGCGGGAGGTCGGGCACGGCGACCTCAAGGATGCGGCGTGGTGGCCCAAGATGCAGACAGTGGCGGAGCTGATCAAGGCCTGCGCCACCATCATCTGGATAGGGTCGGCGCTCCACGCGGCCGTCAATTTCGGGCAGTACGCGTACTCAGGCTACCACCCCAACAAGCCGTCCATGAGCCGCCGACCGATGCCGGTGCCGGGCAGCACGGAGTACGCGGAGCTGAGGGACAACCCGGAGCTGGCGTTCATCCACACCATCACCAGCCTGTTCCAGGCCCTGGTGGGCATCTCGCTGATGGAGATCCTCTCCAAGCACTCCTCCGACGAGGTGTACCTGGGTCAGCATGACACGCCGGCCTGGACGTCAGACGCCAAGGCACTCGAGGCGTTCAAGCGGTTCGGGGCCAGACTGGTGGGCATTGAAAAGCAGGTGGACGACAGGAACAAAGATTCGCGGCTGAAGAACCGCATCGGGCCGGCCAAATTCCCATACATGCTGCTCTTCCCCAACACCTCCGACCACACGGGCGAGGCCGTGGGGCTCTCGGCCAAGGGCATCCCAAACAGCATCTCCATCTGA